A genomic window from Cupriavidus basilensis includes:
- the boxC gene encoding 2,3-epoxybenzoyl-CoA dihydrolase: protein MSAPATSTATTATATTEQAPVTFERDPAQYRHWKLTFAGPVATLSMDIDEDGGLRPGYALKLNSYDLGVDIELHDAVQRIRFEHPEVRTVILTSAKDRIFCSGANIFMLGKSSHAWKVNFCKFTNETRNGIEDASRHSGLKFIAACNGTTAGGGYELALACDEIVLVDDRSSAVSLPEVPLLGVLPGTGGLTRLTDKRRVRRDHADIFCTTTEGVRGQRAHDWKLVDAVVKPARFAEHVQQRALALAAQSDRPAGHDGVKLTPLSRSQEAHGYRYDTVQVHIDPRARKATLTVFGPAKHQPQALAAILAAGADWWPLKMARELDDAILTLRANHLDIGIWILKTEGDPHQVLATDALLDAHASHWFVRETIGMLRRTLARLEVSSRTLFALIEPDSCFAGTLLELALAADRSYMLHLPDAPDDAPRVFASTANFGRYPAVNGLTRLAARFCQDEVAIQAVQDHIGAPLDAINAASLGLVTATPDDIDWEDEIRIAIEERASLSPDALTGLEANLRFGPVETMETRIFGRLTAWQNWIFNRPNAVGEQGALKVFGSGNKARFDWDRV from the coding sequence ATGTCCGCCCCGGCTACTTCCACCGCCACCACCGCCACAGCCACCACTGAGCAAGCCCCCGTCACCTTTGAGCGCGACCCCGCGCAGTACCGCCACTGGAAACTGACGTTCGCGGGCCCGGTGGCCACGCTGTCCATGGATATCGACGAAGACGGTGGCCTGCGCCCCGGCTATGCCCTCAAGCTGAACTCTTACGACCTCGGCGTGGACATCGAACTGCACGACGCCGTGCAGCGCATCCGCTTCGAGCACCCGGAAGTGCGCACCGTGATCCTCACCAGCGCCAAGGACCGCATTTTCTGCTCGGGCGCCAACATCTTCATGCTCGGCAAGTCATCGCATGCCTGGAAGGTGAATTTCTGCAAATTCACCAACGAAACCCGCAACGGCATCGAGGACGCCAGCCGCCACTCTGGCCTGAAGTTCATCGCGGCCTGCAACGGCACCACCGCCGGCGGCGGCTATGAGCTGGCCCTGGCCTGTGACGAGATCGTGCTGGTGGACGACCGCTCCTCCGCCGTCAGCCTGCCCGAAGTGCCGCTGCTGGGCGTGCTGCCCGGCACCGGCGGGCTCACGCGCCTCACCGACAAGCGCCGGGTGCGACGCGACCACGCCGACATCTTCTGCACCACCACCGAGGGCGTGCGCGGCCAGCGGGCGCACGACTGGAAGCTGGTCGATGCCGTGGTCAAGCCGGCGCGCTTCGCGGAGCATGTGCAACAGCGCGCGCTCGCGCTTGCCGCGCAGAGCGACCGCCCCGCCGGCCACGATGGCGTGAAGCTCACGCCACTGTCGCGCAGCCAGGAGGCGCACGGCTACCGCTATGACACAGTCCAGGTGCATATCGACCCACGTGCCCGCAAGGCCACGCTGACGGTCTTCGGTCCGGCCAAGCACCAGCCGCAGGCGCTGGCCGCGATCCTTGCCGCCGGCGCCGACTGGTGGCCACTGAAGATGGCGCGCGAGCTCGACGACGCCATCCTCACGCTGCGCGCTAACCATCTCGATATCGGCATATGGATCCTCAAGACCGAGGGCGACCCCCATCAGGTGCTGGCCACCGATGCGCTGCTGGATGCGCATGCCAGCCACTGGTTCGTGCGCGAAACCATCGGCATGCTGCGCCGCACGCTGGCGCGCCTGGAGGTGTCGTCGCGCACGCTGTTTGCGCTGATCGAGCCAGACTCCTGCTTTGCCGGCACGTTGCTGGAGCTGGCCCTGGCCGCCGACCGCAGCTACATGCTGCACCTGCCCGACGCGCCGGATGATGCACCGCGTGTGTTCGCCAGCACCGCCAACTTCGGCCGCTATCCGGCCGTCAACGGACTGACCCGGCTGGCCGCGCGCTTCTGCCAGGACGAGGTGGCAATCCAGGCCGTGCAGGACCATATCGGCGCGCCCCTCGACGCCATCAACGCCGCCTCGCTCGGCCTCGTCACCGCCACGCCAGATGACATCGACTGGGAAGACGAGATCCGCATTGCCATCGAGGAGCGCGCCAGCCTGTCGCCGGACGCCTTGACGGGACTCGAAGCCAACCTGCGCTTCGGACCGGTGGAGACCATGGAGACCCGCATATTCGGCCGCCTCACCGCCTGGCAGAACTGGATCTTCAACCGGCCCAACGCGGTGGGCGAGCAAGGCGCGCTCAAGGTGTTCGGCTCGGGCAACAAGGCCCGCTTCGACTGGGACCGCGTCTGA
- a CDS encoding helix-turn-helix transcriptional regulator, with protein MRRDPDPLLAPDSSDARPAGERDPYLTQLGERIRSLRAARGMSRKDLARGAEVSERYLANLETGTGNASVLLLRQVARALDVPLPVVLAEMETQHAAGGQPASEFSQLVQWLAQLPAADLSRVREACHHALAPSASHDARHRRITLIGLRGAGKSTLGRALAAAMEVPFVELNGVIEQEAGASLAEIHSLYGQAAYRRYEMRALERVLRENDRMVLATPGSLVSEPSTFNLLLARCYTVWVKTTPEEHMARVVAQGDMRPMEGNREAMDDLRRILLARTPLYSRADVTIDTSGQDPTTSLQALRAHLRIIGA; from the coding sequence ATGCGCCGCGACCCAGACCCACTGCTGGCCCCCGACTCCTCCGACGCCCGCCCTGCCGGCGAGCGCGATCCCTACCTGACGCAACTCGGCGAGCGCATCCGCTCGCTGCGCGCGGCGCGGGGCATGTCGCGCAAGGACCTCGCACGCGGCGCGGAGGTGTCCGAGCGCTACCTCGCCAACCTGGAGACCGGCACCGGCAATGCGTCCGTGCTGCTGCTGCGCCAGGTGGCGCGCGCGCTGGATGTGCCGCTGCCGGTGGTGCTGGCGGAGATGGAGACCCAGCACGCTGCTGGTGGCCAGCCTGCCTCGGAGTTCTCGCAGCTGGTGCAGTGGCTGGCGCAACTGCCCGCGGCCGACCTGTCACGCGTGCGCGAGGCTTGCCACCATGCCCTGGCGCCCTCCGCCTCCCATGACGCGCGCCATCGCCGCATTACGCTGATCGGGCTGCGCGGCGCCGGCAAATCCACACTCGGGCGGGCGCTGGCCGCAGCTATGGAAGTGCCCTTTGTCGAACTCAACGGCGTCATCGAGCAGGAGGCCGGCGCCAGCCTGGCCGAAATCCACTCGCTCTATGGGCAGGCCGCCTACCGCCGCTACGAGATGCGCGCACTTGAACGCGTGCTGCGCGAGAACGACCGCATGGTGCTGGCCACGCCCGGCAGCCTGGTCTCGGAGCCCTCCACCTTCAACCTGCTGCTGGCACGCTGCTACACGGTCTGGGTAAAGACCACGCCCGAGGAACACATGGCGCGGGTGGTGGCGCAGGGCGACATGCGCCCGATGGAAGGCAACCGTGAAGCCATGGACGATTTGCGCCGGATCCTGCTGGCGCGCACCCCGCTGTACTCCCGCGCGGACGTGACGATCGACACCAGCGGCCAAGATCCCACCACCTCCCTGCAGGCCTTGCGCGCCCACCTTCGAATCATCGGCGCGTGA
- the boxB gene encoding benzoyl-CoA 2,3-epoxidase subunit BoxB gives MRIDYSQKIPNNVNLSDDRALQRALEHWQPAFLDWWRDMGPEGSHQHDVYLRTAVSVDPAGWAHFDHVKMPDYRWGIFLQPADPARRIHFGEHKGEAAWQEVPGEHRANLRRIIVTQGDTEPASVEQQRHLGMTCPSLYDLRNLFQVNVEEGRHLWAMVYLLHRHFGRDGREEAEALLGRRSGDEDNPRILGAFNERTPDWLAFFMFTHFTDRDGKFQLCALAESSFDPLARTTRFMLTEEAHHMFVGESGISRVIQRTCEVMRERDIQDPADVRAAGVIDLDTIQRYLNFHYSVTIDLFGADQSSNAATFYSAGLKGRFEEGKRGDDHVLKGEVYRILDVTDGRLGEREVPMLNALNEVLRDDYVKDTLGGVARWNKVIEKHGIALRMTVPHKAFNRKIGSLANVHVSPAGELLTEAQWQAGEREWLPTGEDRAFVASLMGRVTEPGKYANWIAPPVVGVNRQPMDFEYVRFN, from the coding sequence GTGCGCATCGACTACAGCCAGAAGATCCCGAACAACGTCAACCTGTCCGACGACCGCGCGCTGCAGCGCGCACTCGAGCACTGGCAGCCCGCCTTTCTCGACTGGTGGCGCGACATGGGACCCGAAGGCTCGCACCAGCACGATGTCTACCTGCGCACGGCGGTCTCGGTCGATCCCGCCGGATGGGCGCACTTCGACCACGTCAAGATGCCCGACTATCGCTGGGGCATCTTCCTCCAGCCCGCGGACCCGGCACGCCGCATCCATTTCGGCGAGCACAAGGGCGAAGCGGCCTGGCAGGAAGTGCCGGGCGAGCATCGCGCCAACCTGCGGCGCATCATCGTTACCCAGGGCGATACCGAGCCGGCCTCGGTGGAGCAGCAACGTCACCTGGGCATGACCTGCCCCTCGCTCTACGACCTGCGCAACCTGTTCCAGGTCAATGTGGAAGAAGGCCGCCACCTGTGGGCCATGGTGTACCTGCTGCATCGCCATTTTGGGCGCGACGGGCGCGAAGAGGCCGAGGCGCTGCTGGGGCGGCGCTCCGGCGACGAGGACAACCCGCGCATCCTGGGCGCCTTCAACGAGCGCACGCCCGACTGGCTGGCCTTCTTCATGTTCACCCACTTCACCGACCGCGACGGCAAGTTCCAGCTCTGCGCATTGGCCGAATCCAGCTTTGACCCGCTGGCGCGCACCACGCGCTTCATGCTGACCGAAGAAGCCCACCACATGTTCGTCGGCGAGTCCGGCATCTCCCGCGTGATCCAGCGTACCTGCGAAGTCATGCGCGAGCGCGATATCCAGGACCCAGCGGACGTGCGCGCCGCCGGCGTGATCGATCTCGATACCATCCAGCGCTACCTCAACTTCCACTACAGCGTGACCATCGACCTGTTCGGCGCTGATCAGTCGTCCAACGCCGCCACCTTCTACAGCGCCGGGCTCAAGGGCCGCTTCGAGGAAGGCAAGCGTGGCGACGACCACGTGCTCAAGGGCGAGGTGTACCGCATCCTCGACGTCACCGACGGCCGCCTGGGCGAGCGTGAGGTGCCCATGCTCAACGCGCTCAACGAGGTGCTGCGCGACGACTACGTCAAGGACACGCTCGGCGGCGTGGCGCGCTGGAACAAGGTGATCGAAAAGCACGGCATCGCGTTGCGCATGACGGTGCCGCACAAGGCGTTCAACCGCAAGATCGGCAGCCTGGCCAACGTCCATGTCTCGCCGGCTGGCGAGCTGCTCACCGAAGCGCAATGGCAGGCCGGCGAGCGCGAGTGGCTGCCAACCGGCGAGGACCGCGCCTTCGTGGCCTCGCTGATGGGCCGGGTCACCGAGCCCGGCAAGTACGCCAACTGGATCGCTCCGCCGGTGGTGGGCGTCAACCGCCAGCCGATGGATTTCGAGTACGTGCGCTTCAACTGA